The sequence below is a genomic window from Lelliottia sp. JS-SCA-14.
CGCCGCGATGAGCTGCGCTTTAGTCAGCATGAAGACGCCTTCGCCACCGTTGTCGAATTCAAGCCAGGTGAACGGCACGTCCGGGTACTGCTCCATCAGATGTACCATGCTGTTACCGACTTCACAAATCAGAATGCCGTTGTCGGTCAGATAATCCGGCGCGCAGGCCAGGATGCGGCGCGTCAGCTTCAGGCCGTCTGAGCCGGACGCCAGGCCGAGTTCCGGTTCGTGGCGATATTCGTTCGGCAGATCGGACATATCTTCCGCGTCAACGTACGGCGGGTTGGTGACGATCAGGTCGTATTGCAGTTTTGGCAGGTCGCGGAACAGGTCAGAGCGGATCGGCGTCACGTGGTGAATCAGACCGTGCTCTTCGATGTTGTGTTCGGTGACGGCCAGCGCATCGGTGGAGATATCCACCGCGTCGACTTCCGCTTCCGGGAAGGCGTACGCACAGGCAATCGCGATGCAGCCGCTGCCGGTACACATATCCAGAATGTGCTGCGGCTGATGGTCGATCAGGCCCGCAAAGTGATTATTGATCAGCTCACCAATTGGGGAGCGCGGCACCAGCACGCGCTCATCAACGTAGAATTCGTGGCCGCAGAACCAGGCTTTATTGGTCAGATAAGCGACCGGGATGCGCTCGTTAACGCGGCGGATCACGCGCTCAACGATGCGGTGTTTCTCGCTGGAGGTCAGACGCGCGGTGCGCATGTCTTCCGGGATATCCAGCGGCAGATACAGGGATGGCAGCACCAGTTGAACCGCCTCGTCCCATGGGTTGTCCGTCCCGTGCCCGTACCAGATATTGGCGGCGCTGAAGCGGCTGACGGACCAACGCAACATGTCCTGAATGGTATGCAGTTCGTTTACTGCTTCATCGACAAATATTTTATCCATTATTCTCTCCAGGGCATGCTTGCATAATTTTCGGCGGCTAGTTTGCCATGAAGACGTCGATAAATCAGCATTGTGACGGGGTGAGATGGGTGAAAAAATGCGTTTTGCTTGCGCCTCCCTCAGGTAAACTAAGGGAAATAAGAGATGAGACGGACTAATGAAAAAGAAAATGCCGCTTAGCGAGGAGGATCAGACGCTCTTTCGCCAGCTGATGAGCGGGACGCGCAAAATCACGCAGGACACCATTGTCCATCGACCGATCCGCAAAAAAGTCAGCGAAGTCCCGGTGAAACGGCTGCTGCAGGAACAGGCCGATAACAGCCACTATTTTTCAGACGAATTTCAGCCGCTGCTGAACACGCAGGGCGCGGTGAAATATGTGCGGGAAGATGTCAGCCATTTTGAGCTGAAAAAGTTACGTCGCGGGGATTATTCGCCGGAGCTGTTTCTCGATCTGCACGGTCTGACGCAGATGCAGGCGAAGCAGGAACTGGGCGCGCTGATTGCGGCCTGTCGTCGCGAGCACGTGTTTTGCACCTGTGTGATGCACGGCCACGGAAAGCATATTCTCAAACAACAAACGCCGCTGTGGCTGGCTCAGCATCCACACGTGATGGCTTTTCATCAGGCGCCAAAAGAGTACGGCGGAGATGCCGCGCTGCTGGTGTTGATTGAAGTGGAAGAGTGGCAGCCACCGGAGCTGCCCTGACAGGCAGGCGGGTGGCACAGGCTACCCGCCAGATCATTCGTCACATCAGATAGCTTTTGCCATCTTCAGATTGCACGGACTCATTTGCCAGTTGAATACCCCTTTGCCGGCGTCGTCGAGGGTGACGTTGGCAATCGCGGAGGTGGTGAACATCGGAGGCGTTTCGCCAGGGCAGAGTTCAGACACCAGGTAGCCGACCAGCGGCAGATGGGAAATCACCAGTGCAGAAGAGACACCTTCGTTGCTCAGCGCCTGAAGATACGCGCTGACAAGACCCACATCCCCACAGGGTGTTAGCTCGGGAAGAACATCGACGCTTTTCGGCAGGTTCATACACTCCCCCACCACATCCAGCGTCTGTTCGGCCCGCAGGAACGGACTCACCAGCACACGATCGATATCCACTTTTTGGCCTTTGAGCCAGGTCGCCATTTGACGGGATTCGTCACAGCCACAGGTTGTCAAAGGACGAACAGAGTCACTGGCAGCATCGAGTGCCGCGTCGCCGTGACGCATGATAAAAACTTGCATATTGCACCGCTTTTGTTAACCAGGATCACCGGCGTTGACTACCCGCGAAAACAGCTAAAAGGTAGAAAACCCGATGGCCGGGCATTGTGCCTGATCCATCTGATGAATGAAACGCTGTTTTTTACCTTAATGGCGTAAGTATAGTCAATATCTGTTTACAAATTCGCCAAAACAGGTTCATTCACCACTGGATATACTCTTGTTGGACCTTAAGTTACGAGGTCAGTTTCCTCTGTCGGCCAAAAGTGCAGGTTATTTTCTGCCATCCGCACTAAAGGTTCGCACGGGCTAAACCGTGGACCATAAAGCGATGCCAGACGCTGCAATATTGCCACCACTTCACCCGCGCCCAGACTATCCATATAGCGGAACGGGCCACCCAGGAAAGGTGGAAAACCGATGCCAAACACGGCGCCAATATCGCCGTCTCGCGCACTTTTAACGACCTGCTCGTCATAACAGCGAGCCGCTTCGTTGAGCATCATCATGACGCAGCGCTCAGCGCACTGCTGCGCTGATAGTTTCCCCTGGCCGGAAGCCTGAATAAGCCCATAAACCGAGGGGTCGACCTGTTTCTTGCTTTTACGCCCTTTAACTGCGTAAAGATAGAAGCCACGTCCATTTTTTCTGCCTTTGCGATCGTCGTTCAAGATCACAGAAACAATGTTTGCAGGTGGGCTAAAACGTTCTCCATAAGCAGCTTCCAGCACAGGTATAATTTTAGTGCCTGTGTCTATTCCAACCTCATCCAAAAGTTGGATTGGCCCCACCGGAAAACCAAACTTCACTAAGGCTTCGTCGATATGATCGATTTTCTCGCCTTCGGTCAGGAGGCGCATCGCCTCGTTGATATAAGGCGCAAGGATCCGGTTGACGTAAAACCCGGCTTTGTCCGCCACCACAATCGGCGTTTTGCCCTGCCGTTTAGCCAGCTTGACTACCGTAGCCACCGTTTGTGCGCTGGTTGACGCATGCGGAATGACCTCCACCAGCGGCATTTTTTCCACTGGACTAAAGAAGTGCAGACCGATGACCTGCTCAGGCCGCGCGGCTTTGGCCGCAATATCACCAATCGGCAGTGACGAGGTATTCGAGGCAAAAATGGTGTGCGGCGCGCAGTGCTGTTCAACTTCGGCGACCATCTGCTGTTTCAGCGCCAAATCTTCAAACACAGCTTCAATCACCACATCGCGATGCTGAAAACCGCTGTAGTCGGTGGTCCCTGAAATCAGCGCCAGCTCTCTGTCGCGCTCACTGGCTTTGATATGGCGGCGTTTGACCTTTTGATCAAGGAGCTGCCAGCTGTATTGCAGAGCGTGGTTAATGCCTTTCGGATTGATGTCTTTGATTCGCACAGGCAATTTGCCTTTGCTGGCCGTGACAAAAGCGATGCCGCCGCCCATCAATCCCCCGCCCAGCACACCAACAGAGTTGAGAGGTGCCGGTGAGGCCTCGCTTCCGGGATCTTTTTTCACGTCGGTGCTGGCGAAGAAGATGCTGCGCAGCGACTTCGACTGAGGCGTCATCGCCAGCTCACCAAAGGCTTTAGCTTCCGCCGCATAGCCGCTGCTGCTCCCCTGCGACAGACCGGTTTCAATCACCTCAAGAATGCGCCTGGTCGCCGGGTAGTTGCCTTTGGTCTTTTGTTCGGTTTTTTTTCCGACTATATTAAAGAGCAAAGCGCGCCCGAGCGGCCCCGCGAGAACCCGCTCGCGGACCGGCAGGTGTCGACTGGCCTGACGCCCTTTTAACGCCAGCTCAACGGCCGCTTCCAGCAGAATGGAATGAGGAACCACTTCATCCACCAGCCCGGCCTTTAATGCCTGACGAGGGCGAAGCTGTTTACCGGTCAAAATCATCTCCAGCGCGGTACTTACGCCAATCAGGCGCGGCAATCGCTGGGTTCCACCCGAGCCGGGTAACAGCCCCAGCTGCACTTCCGGCAGACCGAGGACGGTTTTCGCATCATCCGTACAGATACGGCTGTGACACGCCAGCGCCAGCTCCAGGCCGCCGCCGAGACAAGCGCCGTGGATCGCGGCGATCGCCGGGATCGGCAAGGCGTGGATCTCCGCCATGATCTGTTGTCCCTGACGGGCAAGCTGCTCCGCCTCCTGCGCACTGCTGGCGCGGGCGATCATGTTGATATCGGCACCGGCGATAAAATTATCGGGCTTGGCGGAGATAAAAATCAGCCCGCGAATCTCTTTGTTTTCGCGGATCTGCTTGAGGATCGCGCGCACCTGAACGCCGAACTCGGCTTTCAGGGTATTCATCTTCTCGCCCGGTACGTCGATGGTGACGACGGCAATATTATCCAGACGGACCTTCAGGTCAAAAGCGGAAGTCGTTTCCATTATTCAGCCTCCAGAACCATCGCCGCACCCAGGCCGCCCGCCGCACAGGCGGTGACCAGACCAAAACCGCCGCCGCGACGGCGAAGTTCGTGTAGCGTTTGCGTAATCATGCGTGCGCCGGTGGCGGCAAACGGGTGGCCGTAGGCGATGGAGCCGCCCAGCACGTTAAATTTGCTCTCATCCACCTCTCCGGTGGCATGGGCGCGGCCCAGTACATCGCGGGCAAAGCGTTCGCTACCTAGCAGCTGCAGGTTAGCCAGCGTTTGTGCCGCAAAGGCTTCATGCATGTCGATCAGTGTTAAATCGGCCATCGTTAATCCAGCGCGTTCGAGCGCCAGCGGCGTGGACCACGCCGGACCGAGCAGCATGTCCTGCCAGACGTCGATGGCGGTGAAGGCGTAGCTGCGCAGATAGCCCAGCGGGACCAGCCCCAGCTCTTTGGCGCGGGACTCGGTCATCAGGATCACCGCCGCCGCGCCGTCGGTCAGAGGCGTGCTGTTCGCCGCCGTGACGGTGCCGTGTTTGCGGTCAAACGCCGGGCGTAATTTTGCATAATCCGCCAGCGTCGAATTGCCACGAATGTTGTTATCTTCGGCGAGAGGCTCACGGAACGGCGGGATATAGGCCGTCATGACTTCGTCGGCAAGTTTGCCCTCTGACCACGCCAGCGCCGCGCGCTGATGGGAGCGATGGGCCAGGGCATCCTGCTGCTCACGGGTAATGCCATAGGTTTTCGCCATCTGCTCCGCGGTGTCGCCCATCCGCAGGCCGGTGGAGTATTCCGCAACCGCAGGTGGGACGGGCGCGAGATCGCGCAGGCGAAGACGAGAAAAGAGTTTGAGACGCTGCCCCATGGTGCGGGCTTTGTTGACGTCCACCAGCACGCGGGCCAGCTTTTTGCTGACGCCAATCGGCAGAACAGACGAAGAATCGGCCCCGCCCGCAATGCCCGCGCGAATGGTGCCGGTGATCAGGCTTTCCGCCACGTTAGCGACGGCCTGGAAGCTGGTCGCACAGGCACGGCTGACGCTGTAGGCGTCCGTATGGACGTTCATTCCGGTGCCGAGCACAATTTCGCGGGCGATGTTGGGCGCTTCAGGCATCTGAACCACCTGCCCAAAGACCAGCTGTTCAATGACCTCAGGGGGTATTTCGCTGCGTGCCAGCATCTCCCCCACTACCATTTTCCCCAGATCGACAGCCGGTATTCCGTGAAATGCCGTCGCCTGACGTGCAAACGGAGTACGCAATCCACTGACAATGGCAATGCGATCACCCTGACGGGTGACGAGCGGTAATGCCTGACTCATAACAGTCCCCTGTAAATAACCTGATGCGCAAAGTGGTCTGACCTGATAACAGTTTTAACCATATTTTTACATTGAGCCAATCGGGGAAGCGAAAAATTGCGAGGTAAGACACAGAGAAGAAAAGAAAATGCCCCTGCGCAGGCAGGGGCATTTGAGGTGTTTTTTGTCGGGTGGCGCTTCGCTAACCCGACCTACAATTTCGTAGGCCGGGTAAGGCGAAGCCGCCCCCCGGCATATTTACGGAAAAATTAACGCAACCCGAGCTGGAAGATCAGTGTTTCAGCTTCACACGCAAAAACGAAATCGATGTCGAGCTTCACGCCACCGTCCACTTCTGTGAGGGAAGATTTGATTTCACACGGATCGGATTCCACGTCGCGCGCGCGTTTGGTCAACGCGGTCAGGGTCTCTTCAGCATCCGAACGTTTGCTAAATACACGGCTGTAAGACGCGGTGCAATCGGTGTTATCCATGATGGTACCGACATCCATACAGCAGCAAACCGGGGTTTCATCAGCACTGCATTTACTCATAGCTCAAGTTCCTCTGCGTTTTCGCGCACGGCGCGAGATAAATACGTTGCTGATATTTTACGCCCTGGCTGAAGGTCTCTCCAGCCGTTAATGGCGCAAACGGGGATAAGTGACCGTTATCACACTAAAAAATGATCTAACGCAAAAATCACCCTTTATGGTGAGTGCCGGTGGTCGCATTTTTGCCACCTGGATCTCGTTTCAAAAAACATCTTTGAAAAACTTCAGAAACAAACTTGCAACATCCCATCTGGTCCGACCTATACTCTCGCCACTGGTCTGATTTCTAAGTGTTACCACAGACCCTACACTTCGCGCTCCTGTTACTCTATGTAACATATATTGCATAAAAATAACTCAATGAGGTTATGGTCATGAGCCAGAAAACCCTGTTCAAAAAGACTGCGCTGGCAGTCGCAGTGGCAATCGTATCAACGTCCGCCTGGTCCGCGGGCTTCCAGCTTAACGAATTTTCTTCCTCTGGCCTTGGCCGTGCATATTCCGGGGAAGGCGCTATTGCCGATGACGCAGGCAACGTGAGCCGTAACCCGGCGCTGATCACTATGTTTGATCGCCCTACCTTCTCTATGGGTGCCGTTTATATCGACCCGGATGTGAACGTTACCGGAAAATCCAATTTAACCGGACAGAGTGCTAACCAGGACAACATCGCGCCAGTGGCGTGGGTGCCTAACATGCACTTTGTTATGCCAATCAACGACCAGTTCGGTTGGGGTGCGTCTGTGACCTCCAACTACGGTCTGGCAACAGAATTTAACGACAACTACGCGGCCGGTATTTACGGCGGCAAAACTGACCTGCAGACCATCAACCTGAACCTGAGCGGCGCGTATCGTCTCGACAGTAACTGGAGCTTCGGTGTGGGCTTCGATGCGGTCTACGCGAAAGCGAAAATCGAGCGCTATGCGGGTTCACTCGGCCCACTGCTGGCGGGTCAGCTGCAAGGTATGGTGCCTCCCTCCATGCTGGATGGTATCAACTCTCCGGACGATCAGATCGCGTACCTGAAAGGCGACGAGTGGGGCTTCGGCTGGAACGCCGGTATCCTGTATGAACTGGACAAAAACAACCGCTGGGGCTTTACCTACCGTTCAGAAGTGAAAATTGACTTCGACGGCGACTATAAAAGCTCCATTGACCCGAACCTGAGCAACATCTTTGCCAGCATGGGTCTGACCGGTCTGCCAGCAGGCACCGGCGGCAGAACGCAGAACGGCGCGCTGACGCTGAACCTGCCTGAGATGTGGGAAGTGTCTGGTTATAACCGCGTTGCGCCACAGTGGGCTATCCACTACAGCCTGACTTACACCAGCTGGAGCCAGTTCCAGGAGCTGAAAGCGACCGGCAACGACGGCCAGACGCTGTTCTATAAAGATGAAAGCTTCAAAGATGCTTATCGTATCGCGCTGGGTACCACCTACTACTACGACAAGAACTGGACCTTCCGTACCGGTATCGCGTTCGATGACAGCCCGGTTCCGGCTGACAAACGCTCCATTTCTATTCCGGATCAGGACCGTCTGTGGCTGAGCGCCGGTATGACTTATGCGTTTAACGACGATGCGTCTGTCGACGTGGGTGCATCTTACATGCACGGCCAGAACGTCAGCTTCACCGAAGGCGAAGGCCCTGCGGCGTACACCTTCAAATCTGAAGGTAAAGCCTGGCTGTTCGGTACTAACTTCAACTACGCGTTCTAATCGCGTCGTCATTAAAAAAGGTGAGCATTTGCTCACCTTTTTCTTTTATTCTTTATCTATCTCAGAAAGCTCATTCTCGATAGCTTTGGCGTTCGGATTGTCTTCCGGTTTCAGCTTGCCGCCGTTGGCGATGAAGTCATGATTCTGGAAGTAAGCTTCGCGGACCATAATGTACGGGTCGGAAGACTGACGCAGCAGGCCGTCTGAATCCAGCAGCTGAGCACGCGTCTCAATCCCTTCGACGGTCCATTTACCGATCGACAGCGGCCAGGTCAGCCACGACAGCACCGGATAAAGGGTATCGACCATGTCACCCCCGTCATCACGGACGGTAAAGCTGCCGTAGAATGGCAGATGCATATACGGGCCATAACCCACGCCATAATTACCCAGCGTACTACCGAAGCGGTGCGGCTGTTCACGCTGCAACTTCGGATTCGCCATTCCCGCCACGTCGATAAAGCCACCCATCCCTAACAGGCTGTTCAGGAAGAAGCGGGTGAAATGCACCATCCCCTGATACGGGTCGCCCTGCAGGAAGAAGTTCACCATGACGGCAGGCTCTTCCAGGTTACTGGTGAAGTTGCTCAGACCATTGCGAGCAGGTTGCGGAACGTAATCACGCCATGCCACAGCTACCGGGCGGACCACGTACGGGTCCAGCACGTTGTAGTTAAAGCTATACATGGATCGGTTGAATCCTTCTAAAGGATCGGAGCGCCCCGTTTGCTCGCCCGAGCTGGCACAGCCCACGAGCAGCGTGGTGCCCAGCGCAAGCGCCGACAGCCGAAGTTTCATATATTTCTCCCTGTTAGTATGGCTATCGTTGACTGCCATCCGTTACGAAGCGCCTGACGCTCCGCTGATTATCGTGCAAGTGATTGTAACAGCACGTTTCTGGATGTCCACGCACACAATGACGGGCAGTCATCTGCCATCACTCTGATCTCAGCATAGCCTGGCTTTACCTTTCTTTTCGTCGGTAATTTTATCTTGTGTCTGAATGTGATGTATCACGTTTATTGCCATTCCAGGGAAAATAAGAGCATCCCCACGGGCAATGTCCGGAAAACCGCTACGATTACTGTTATGACAACGCAGCGAGACGTGCCCGATGGACGAACTACACGCAGAAAAAATTGATAAACACACCGATGAACTGGAAGTGGAAAGCGATGAGAAACAGCACGGAGGCAAAATAGAAGTCGACGAAGACCGTCTCCCCTCCCGGGCGATGGCGATCCACGAATACATCCGCCAGGACGGCGAAAAAGAGCTCGAGCGCGATGCGATGGCCCTGCTCTGGTCAGCCATTGCCGCCGGGCTGTCGATGGGGGCCTCACTGCTGGCGAAAGGGATTTTTCACGTCCAGCTGGAAGGCGTGCCTGGCGGATTTCTGATTGAGAACCTGGGCTACACCTTTGGCTTCGTGATCGTCATTATGGCGCGCCAGCAGCTGTTTACGGAAAACACCGTGACGGCGGTGCTGCCCGTCATGCAAACCCCGACCTGGGGCAATTTCGGGCTGCTGATGCGCCTGTGGAGCGTGGTGCTGCTGGGGAACCTCATCGGCACGGGCGTCGCCGCCTGGGCGTTCGAATACATGCCGATCTTTGATGAGCCGACCCGCGATGCGTTCGTCAAAATCGGGATGGACATCATGAAGAACACCCCGCTGGAGATGTTCTCTAACGCCATTATCTCTGGCTGGATCATAGCCACTATGGTGTGGATGTTCCCCTCTGCCGGTGCGGCCAAAATCGTGGTGATTATCCTGATGACCTGGCTAATTGCGCTGGCTGACACCACCCATATCGTCGTCGGCACCGTGGAAGTACTCTACCTGGTGTTTAACGGCACCCAGCACTGGAGTGATTTCTTCTGGCCGTTCGCCCTGCCGACGCTGGCGGGGAATATCTGCGGCGGGACCTTTATCTTCGCCCTGCTGAGCCATGCGCAAATCCGCAACGATATGTCGAACAAGCGCAAGGCCGAGCTGAAGGAAAAGGAAAAAGCCCGACAAAACAAGGACGAAGATCCAGAAAAAACGCGCTAAATGGCGACTCTTTAAGCAGTCAGGCGGCATCGAGCTTAACGCCCTGTGTAAATGAGGCTATACTCGTGCCGCTTCGTCCCCTTAGTTAAATGGATATAACGAGCCCCTCCTAAGGGCTAGTTGCAGGTTCGATTCCTGCAGGGGACACTTTCAGCGAATTGTTAACCCCATCGAAACACCCACAATCATCTTTTTAATCCCCAAGAAAACCCGGATAGTGGACCTTTTCGCTGCGGACAATTTTCCCGAGAAAACAAGTCATAGCACAGAGTGTATAAGGGTGCTAATCTACGCAGCCCGCCTTGTCCCGGCAGTGGACAGGCAGCGCCGTAAAGTTGGGTAAGGCCTGAAACCATCGCCCTGAACGACGGTCTAAATCAGCACGTAGTATCGCAACCTTTGCGCTACCTTCTCTGGCTTTATATAGGTCCACAATTTTGTCTCAATGCAAATTCGAACGTGCATTTCTCCACCCACGTTACTGGCTCACCTGGTTTGGCCTTGGCCTGCTCTGGTTGCTCGTTCAATTGCCTTATCCCGCAATACAAGTACTGGGTTCAAGTTTAGGCAGCGCTTCCCGTCTCTTTTTGAAACGCCGTGAATCCATTGCCCGCCGAAATCTGGAACTGTGCTTCCCTCATTACAGCGACGAGCAGCGCGACAAGCTGATCGCCGAGAATTTCAAATCCATTGGCATGGCGCTGCTGGAAACCGGTATGGCCTGGTTCTGGCCGGACGAGCGCGTACGCAAATGGTTCGACGTCGAAGGCCTGGAAAACCTCCAGCAGGTACAAGCGCAGAATCGCGGCGTGATGGTCATCGGCGTGCATTTTATGTCGCTGGAGCTGGGCGGGCGCGTAATGGGCCTGTGTCAGCCGATGATGGCAACCTATCGCCCGCACAATAATTTGCTGATGGAATGGGTGCAGACGCGCGGACGTATGCGCTCGAACAAAGCGATGATCAGCCGTAACAACCTGCGCGGTCTGGTCAACGCTTTGAAAAAAGGCGAAGCGGTGTGGTTCGCGCCCGATCAGGATTACGGACGTAAAGGCAGCAGTTTTGCCCCCTTCTTCGCGGTCAGGGATGTCGCCACCACTAACGGCACCTTTGTGATTTCACGCCTGTCCGGTGCGCCCATGCTGACCGTCACGATGGTCAGAAAAGCCGATAAGTCGGGCTATCGTCTGTTTATCTCACCAGAACTGCATAATTACCCACAGGACGAGCGCGAAGCCGCGACTTACATCAACAAAGTGATTGAGAGCGAAATCATGCGCGCGCCGGAACAGTATCTGTGGGTGCATCGTCGCTTTAAGACCCGCCCGGTCGGCGAGTCGTCTCTCTATATTTAGTTCTTTTATCAGGTTAGTTTCGCCAGGAAACTAACCTTTTCAATCACCTGTAATCACCCGCCGTTACTGTCCATTTACCCCTTCGCTCAACGCAATTTATTCCGCTGTGAAATTAAACTGTCTCCGTTCCACGACACTCGTAAGTTACGGAAATGATACAAAAAAATGCCTCTTGTCACCCCCCAAATTTAGGCGTACATTAGCGCCGTCTGGCAATGGGAACGCACAGAATTCTGAGCTGGAGTCAGCGAGCTCGCGGGATAATTCTTATTTCCGCCTGGGTCTGATTTCAACTCTCTATACTCAGTTGGACTCTGTTTTTTAAGGCGTATCTTTGATACGCGGAGCGATGAACGTGAAATATTTCTTTATGGGCATTTCGGTGATTGTATTAGTCTGGGCCGGAACCTTTGCCCTGATGATCTGAGCGAAGAAAATACAGTTAAAAAAACAGGAGCCAATCGGCTCCTGTTTTTTTATGCATATCCTGCTTATTCCGATTTTCTCTCGACCGGCAACAGCCCGTCGGCGCGGAACATACTTTTGATGCCTCTCACCGCCTGACGAATTCGGTCGCTGTTTTCGATCAACGCAAAGCGAACGTGGGTATCGCCGTAATCACCGAAACCAATGCCCGGTGAGACGCAAACCTTCGCATCCTGCAGCAGCTTTTTGGCAAACTCCAGCGAGCCCATCGCGGCGTAGTGTTCAGGGATTTTGGCCCAGACGTACATCGAGGCTTTCGGCATTTCGACCATCCAGCCCGCTTCGTGCAGGCCTTTCACCAGCACATCACGGCGGCGTTTATACTGCGCGGCGATGTCGTGCACGCACTGCTGATCGCCTTCCAGCGCGGCAATCGCCGCGACCTGCAGCGGCGTAAAGGTGCCGTAGTCGTGATAGCTCTTGATGCGCGCCAGCGCGTTGACCAGCGTTTTATTGCCAACCATAAAGCCGATACGCCAGCCCGCCATGTTGTAGCTTTTGGACAAGGTAAAGAATTCAACGGCCACGTCACGCGCGCCCGGTACCTGCATAATCGACGGCGCTTTCCAGCCGTCGTACACGATATCGGCATACGCCAGATCGTGAACTACCAGCACGTCGTAGCGCTTCGCCAGCGCGACCACCTTCTCGAAGAACTCCAGCTCGACGCACTGCGCCGTAGGGTTCGACGGGAATCCGAGGATCATCATTTTCGGTTTCGGGTAGCTTTCACGAATGGCGCGTTCCAGCTCGTTGAAGAAGTCCACTCCCTCCACCAGCGGGACGGAGCGAACCTGCGCCCCGGCAATCACCGCGCCATAAATATGGATCGGGTAGCTCGGGTTCGGCACCAGCACCGTATCGCCGTGATCGAGCGTCGCCAGCATCAGGTGCGCCAGCCCCTCTTTCGAACCGATGGTGACGATGGCTTCGCT
It includes:
- the prmB gene encoding 50S ribosomal protein L3 N(5)-glutamine methyltransferase, producing the protein MDKIFVDEAVNELHTIQDMLRWSVSRFSAANIWYGHGTDNPWDEAVQLVLPSLYLPLDIPEDMRTARLTSSEKHRIVERVIRRVNERIPVAYLTNKAWFCGHEFYVDERVLVPRSPIGELINNHFAGLIDHQPQHILDMCTGSGCIAIACAYAFPEAEVDAVDISTDALAVTEHNIEEHGLIHHVTPIRSDLFRDLPKLQYDLIVTNPPYVDAEDMSDLPNEYRHEPELGLASGSDGLKLTRRILACAPDYLTDNGILICEVGNSMVHLMEQYPDVPFTWLEFDNGGEGVFMLTKAQLIAAREHFSIYKD
- the smrB gene encoding endonuclease SmrB, whose product is MKKKMPLSEEDQTLFRQLMSGTRKITQDTIVHRPIRKKVSEVPVKRLLQEQADNSHYFSDEFQPLLNTQGAVKYVREDVSHFELKKLRRGDYSPELFLDLHGLTQMQAKQELGALIAACRREHVFCTCVMHGHGKHILKQQTPLWLAQHPHVMAFHQAPKEYGGDAALLVLIEVEEWQPPELP
- the sixA gene encoding phosphohistidine phosphatase SixA, producing MQVFIMRHGDAALDAASDSVRPLTTCGCDESRQMATWLKGQKVDIDRVLVSPFLRAEQTLDVVGECMNLPKSVDVLPELTPCGDVGLVSAYLQALSNEGVSSALVISHLPLVGYLVSELCPGETPPMFTTSAIANVTLDDAGKGVFNWQMSPCNLKMAKAI
- the fadJ gene encoding fatty acid oxidation complex subunit alpha FadJ, whose translation is METTSAFDLKVRLDNIAVVTIDVPGEKMNTLKAEFGVQVRAILKQIRENKEIRGLIFISAKPDNFIAGADINMIARASSAQEAEQLARQGQQIMAEIHALPIPAIAAIHGACLGGGLELALACHSRICTDDAKTVLGLPEVQLGLLPGSGGTQRLPRLIGVSTALEMILTGKQLRPRQALKAGLVDEVVPHSILLEAAVELALKGRQASRHLPVRERVLAGPLGRALLFNIVGKKTEQKTKGNYPATRRILEVIETGLSQGSSSGYAAEAKAFGELAMTPQSKSLRSIFFASTDVKKDPGSEASPAPLNSVGVLGGGLMGGGIAFVTASKGKLPVRIKDINPKGINHALQYSWQLLDQKVKRRHIKASERDRELALISGTTDYSGFQHRDVVIEAVFEDLALKQQMVAEVEQHCAPHTIFASNTSSLPIGDIAAKAARPEQVIGLHFFSPVEKMPLVEVIPHASTSAQTVATVVKLAKRQGKTPIVVADKAGFYVNRILAPYINEAMRLLTEGEKIDHIDEALVKFGFPVGPIQLLDEVGIDTGTKIIPVLEAAYGERFSPPANIVSVILNDDRKGRKNGRGFYLYAVKGRKSKKQVDPSVYGLIQASGQGKLSAQQCAERCVMMMLNEAARCYDEQVVKSARDGDIGAVFGIGFPPFLGGPFRYMDSLGAGEVVAILQRLASLYGPRFSPCEPLVRMAENNLHFWPTEETDLVT
- the fadI gene encoding acetyl-CoA C-acyltransferase FadI, whose amino-acid sequence is MSQALPLVTRQGDRIAIVSGLRTPFARQATAFHGIPAVDLGKMVVGEMLARSEIPPEVIEQLVFGQVVQMPEAPNIAREIVLGTGMNVHTDAYSVSRACATSFQAVANVAESLITGTIRAGIAGGADSSSVLPIGVSKKLARVLVDVNKARTMGQRLKLFSRLRLRDLAPVPPAVAEYSTGLRMGDTAEQMAKTYGITREQQDALAHRSHQRAALAWSEGKLADEVMTAYIPPFREPLAEDNNIRGNSTLADYAKLRPAFDRKHGTVTAANSTPLTDGAAAVILMTESRAKELGLVPLGYLRSYAFTAIDVWQDMLLGPAWSTPLALERAGLTMADLTLIDMHEAFAAQTLANLQLLGSERFARDVLGRAHATGEVDESKFNVLGGSIAYGHPFAATGARMITQTLHELRRRGGGFGLVTACAAGGLGAAMVLEAE
- a CDS encoding YfcZ/YiiS family protein; translation: MSKCSADETPVCCCMDVGTIMDNTDCTASYSRVFSKRSDAEETLTALTKRARDVESDPCEIKSSLTEVDGGVKLDIDFVFACEAETLIFQLGLR
- the fadL gene encoding long-chain fatty acid transporter FadL; the protein is MSQKTLFKKTALAVAVAIVSTSAWSAGFQLNEFSSSGLGRAYSGEGAIADDAGNVSRNPALITMFDRPTFSMGAVYIDPDVNVTGKSNLTGQSANQDNIAPVAWVPNMHFVMPINDQFGWGASVTSNYGLATEFNDNYAAGIYGGKTDLQTINLNLSGAYRLDSNWSFGVGFDAVYAKAKIERYAGSLGPLLAGQLQGMVPPSMLDGINSPDDQIAYLKGDEWGFGWNAGILYELDKNNRWGFTYRSEVKIDFDGDYKSSIDPNLSNIFASMGLTGLPAGTGGRTQNGALTLNLPEMWEVSGYNRVAPQWAIHYSLTYTSWSQFQELKATGNDGQTLFYKDESFKDAYRIALGTTYYYDKNWTFRTGIAFDDSPVPADKRSISIPDQDRLWLSAGMTYAFNDDASVDVGASYMHGQNVSFTEGEGPAAYTFKSEGKAWLFGTNFNYAF
- the mlaA gene encoding phospholipid-binding lipoprotein MlaA — protein: MKLRLSALALGTTLLVGCASSGEQTGRSDPLEGFNRSMYSFNYNVLDPYVVRPVAVAWRDYVPQPARNGLSNFTSNLEEPAVMVNFFLQGDPYQGMVHFTRFFLNSLLGMGGFIDVAGMANPKLQREQPHRFGSTLGNYGVGYGPYMHLPFYGSFTVRDDGGDMVDTLYPVLSWLTWPLSIGKWTVEGIETRAQLLDSDGLLRQSSDPYIMVREAYFQNHDFIANGGKLKPEDNPNAKAIENELSEIDKE